One window of the Salvia splendens isolate huo1 chromosome 1, SspV2, whole genome shotgun sequence genome contains the following:
- the LOC121811661 gene encoding sucrose transport protein-like: MEVRGTAPSMQQPAPIKIMFLVAAIAAGVQFGWALQLSLLTPYVQLLGIPHTWAAFIWLCGPISGLIVQPIVGYYSDNCTSRFGRRKPFIAAGAALVAMAVFLIGFAADLGHAGGDPSRKGQKPRAIAVFVVGFWILDVANNMLQGPCRALLADLSGGEARRMSTSNALFSFFMAVGNVLGYAAGSYTHLYKIFPFSKTDACEFYCANLKTCFIIAIALLSILTVLALTFVRDVPASAAATEPVKKGKIPVLGELFGALKDLPKPMWILLLVTCLNWIAWFPFLLFDTDWMGKEVYGGKVGEGNLYDSGVRAGALGLMLNSVVLGVASVGVQFCSRGLVKVKKLWGGANFLLAIGLGMTVVITKMAHHTRHYGADGTLQTPDPGVKIGALVLFAILGIPLSVTYSIPFALASIFSSNSGSGQGLSLGVLNLAIVIPQMLVSVTSGPWDDLFGGGNLPAFVVGAVAAALSGVLALTILPLPPPETVASKAMTSGGFH; this comes from the exons ATGGAGGTTCGAGGCACTGCTCCATCTATGCAGCAACCGGCGCCGATCAAAATAATGTTTCTCGTGGCAGCGATAGCAGCCGGAGTGCAATTCGGGTGGGCCCTACAGCTCTCCCTCCTCACTCCATACGTGCAGCTGCTGGGGATCCCCCACACCTGGGCGGCCTTCATCTGGCTGTGCGGCCCCATTTCCGGCCTCATCGTGCAGCCTATCGTTGGATACTACAGCGACAACTGCACCTCCCGCTTCGGCCGCCGCAAACCGTTCATTGCCGCCGGAGCTGCGCTTGTTGCAATGGCCGTTTTCCTTATTGGCTTCGCCGCTGATTTAGGGCATGCCGGCGGCGATCCTTCCCGCAAGGGCCAAAAGCCTAGGGCCATTGCCGTTTTTGTCGTCGGATTCTGGATTCTCGACGTTGCTAATAACATGTTGCAg GGGCCGTGTAGGGCTTTGCTGGCGGATCTATCAGGCGGAGAAGCTCGGAGAATGAGCACGTCAAACGCGctcttctccttcttcatggcgGTCGGAAACGTCCTCGGCTACGCCGCCGGCTCCTACACTCACCTCTACAAAATCTTCCCCTTCTCCAAAACCGACGCCTGCGAATTCTACTGCGCGAATCTCAAGACTTGCTTCATAATCGCCATCGCCTTATTATCTATTCTCACCGTACTCGCCCTTACCTTCGTCCGCGACGTCCCCGCCTCCGCTGCGGCGACGGAGCCGGTAAAAAAGGGAAAAATCCCGGTGTTGGGGGAATTATTCGGTGCGTTGAAGGACCTCCCTAAGCCGATGTGGATCCTTTTATTAGTGACGTGTTTGAATTGGATTGCGTGGTTCCCTTTCCTGCTATTCGACACTGATTGGATGGGGAAAGAGGTGTACGGCGGGAAGGTGGGCGAGGGGAATCTGTACGACAGCGGCGTACGCGCCGGCGCGTTAGGTTTGATGCTGAATTCGGTGGTTTTGGGGGTGGCGTCTGTTGGGGTGCAGTTCTGCTCAAGAGGGCTTGTAAAGGTGAAGAAGCTTTGGGGCGGCGCCAATTTCTTGCTGGCAATCGGTTTAGGGATGACGGTGGTGATCACCAAGATGGCGCACCACACGCGCCACTACGGCGCTGATGGAACGCTGCAGACACCGGATCCCGGCGTCAAGATTGGAGCTTTGGTACTCTTTGCTATCCTCGGCATTCCTCTCTCG GTAACTTACAGCATTCCATTTGCTTTGGCTTCCATATTTTCCAGTAATTCTGGTTCTGGACAAG GCCTATCACTTGGAGTTCTAAATCTTGCAATAGTTATTCCACAG ATGCTGGTTTCTGTAACAAGTGGGCCATGGGACGATCTCTTCGGAGGTGGTAACCTACCTGCATTTGTGGTCGGGGCAGTGGCCGCCGCCCTCAGCGGTGTTTTGGCCCTCACTATCCTTCCATTGCCGCCTCCTGAAACGGTGGCGAGCAAGGCTATGACTTCTGGAGGATTTCactaa